The following coding sequences are from one Scomber scombrus chromosome 20, fScoSco1.1, whole genome shotgun sequence window:
- the prlh2 gene encoding prolactin releasing hormone 2 codes for MLPGRAADVRLCVLTSRWLPAALALLLFLSSSLSCAHSTTVEHDFHIVHNLDNRSPEIDPFWYVGRGVRPIGRFGKRHSSVEALGSRGMQPVVRMLELLFNSLRNKENLKKVLDGEDRDWLP; via the exons ATGCTGCCTGGGAGAGCGGCTGATGTCCGGCTCTGCGTCCTGACGAGCCGCTGGCTGCCCGCAGCTCTGGcgctgctcctcttcctctcctccagccTCAGCTGCGCGCACAGCACCACTGTGGAGCACGACTTCCACATTGTCCACAATCTCGACAACAGAA GTCCAGAGATAGACCCGTTCTGGTACGTGGGGCGCGGGGTGAGACCCATCGGGCGCTTCGGGAAGAGGCACAGCAGTGTGGAGGCTCTGGGCAGCAGGGGGATGCAGCCTGTTGTCAGGATGTTGGAGCTGCTCTTCAACAGCCTCAGAAACAAGGAGAACCTCAAGAAAGTGTTGGATGGCGAGGACAGGGATTGGTTACCGTGA